The Gopherus evgoodei ecotype Sinaloan lineage chromosome 8, rGopEvg1_v1.p, whole genome shotgun sequence genome includes a region encoding these proteins:
- the MCOLN3 gene encoding mucolipin-3 has translation MENAEVVVSSCSSHDDDNLYSYKRHPSISQELLLEDELRRKLKFFFMNPCEKFWARGRKPWKLGIQLLKIVMVTIQLVVFGLSNQMVVAFKEENTVAFKHLFLKGYTERMDDTYAVYTQTDVYDQIFFAINQYLQLRNVSVGNHAYERRGAEQTAMAICQQFYKRGSICPGNDTFDIDPNIETECFYVEPMMPLENRTLGKHKFNFTLDFYRLVTVQLTFKLKAINLQTVRHHELPDCYDFTLTIVFDNKAHSGRIKISLDNDIAIRECKDWHVSGSIQKNTHYMMIFDAFVILTCLASLILCTRSVVKGFRLQREFVSFFRHHKKEVSFTDQMEFVNGWYILIIVSDVLTIVGSTLKMEIQAKSLTSYDVCSILLGTSTMLVWLGVIRYLGFFQKYNLLILTLRSALPNVIRFCCCAAMIYLGYCFCGWIVLGPYHVKFRSLNMVSECLFSLINGDDMFATFAKMQQKSYLVWLFSRLYLYSFISLFIYMVLSLFIALITDTYETIKHYQQDGFPETELHDFISQCKDLPNSGRYRLEEESPVSIFCCCKRS, from the exons ATGGAAAATGCTGAAGTGGTTgtaagcagctgcagctctcatGATGATGATAATCTTTACAGTTACAAACGACACCCATCCATTTCACAGGAGCTGCTTTTGGAAGATGAGCTTAGAAGGAAACttaaattttttttcatgaaCCCATGTGAGAAATTTTGGGCCCGGGGCAGAAAACCTTGGAAACTTGGGATTCAACTTCTAAAAATAGTGATGGTTACCATCCAG TTAGTAGTTTTTGGGTTAAGCAATCAAATGGTGGTTGCCTTCAAGGAGGAGAACACTGTGGCATTCAAGCACCTCTTCTTGAAAGGATATACAGAAAGAATGGATGATACCTATGCTGTATACACACAAACAGATGTCTATGACCAGATCTTCTTTGCAATAAACCAG TACTTACAGCTGCGCAACGTATCTGTTGGAAATCATGCTTAtgagaggagaggagcagaacAAACAGCTATGGCAATCTGTCAACAGTTCTACAAGCGAGGAAGTATCTGTCCTGGAAATGACACCTTTGATATTGACCCCAACATTGAAACTG AATGTTTCTATGTTGAGCCAATGATGCCTTTGGAAAACAGAACACTGGGAAAGCACAAGTTCAATTTCACTCTGGACTTCTATAG ACTTGTAACAGTACAGCTTACCTTTAAACTGAAAGCAATCAATCTCCAGACAGTTCGTCACCATGAACTCCCGGACTGTTATGACTTTACTTTGACA ATAGTGTTTGATAACAAAGCACATAGTGGAAGAATTAAAATAAGTCTGGACAATGATATTGCCATCAGGGAATGTAAAGACTGGCATGTTTCTGGATCAA TACAAAAGAATACTCATTACATGATGATCTTTGATGCCTTTGTCATATTGACTTGTTTAGCCTCATTGATCCTCTGCACACGATCAGTGGTTAAAGGATTTCGGCTCCAAAGG gaATTTGTAAGTTTTTTCCGACATCATAAGAAAGAAGTATCTTTCACAGATCAAATGGAATTTGTCAATGGGTGGTACATCCTGATTATTGTTAGTGATGTCTTAACTATTGTTGGCTCCACACTAAAAATGGAAATACAAGCTAAG AGTCTGACAAGTTATGATGTCTGTAGTATCCTCCTAGGAACTTCCACCATGCTTGTGTGGCTTGGAGTTATTCGATACCTAGGTTTCTTTCAGAAGTATAAT CTGCTTATTCTGACACTACGGTCAGCATTGCCCAATGTCATTAGATTCTGCTGTTGTGCTGCTATGATCTATCTGGGCTATTGTTTCTGTGGATGGATTGTACTGGGGCCATATCATGTTAAG TTCCGTTCTCTGAATATGGTTTCAGAATGCCTTTTCTCACTGATAAATGGAGATGACATGTTTGCCACATTTGCAAAAATGCAGCAGAAAAGTTACTTGGTTTGGTTATTTAGTCGGCTTTACCTCTACTCCTTCATCAGCCTGTTCATCTATATGGTGCTAAGTCTCTTCATTGCACTGATCACAGATACATATGAAACAATTAAG CATTACCAGCAAGATGGCTTTCCAGAGACCGAACTCCATGACTTTATATCGCAGTGTAAAGACCTACCAAACTCAGGCAGATACAGATTAGAAGAGGAGAGTCCTGTGTCTATCTTCTGTTGCTGTAAACG GTCCTAA